Proteins encoded within one genomic window of Anopheles gambiae chromosome 3, idAnoGambNW_F1_1, whole genome shotgun sequence:
- the LOC1268645 gene encoding SET domain-containing protein SmydA-8 codes for MPSHHKKKKQKKYDPPKLNHSKEIINPCSEYDRQPVAEVQLESSKPYLVKRSEQVGRYIVAARDLKAGDVIIETPPFVVGPCAETEPVCLGCHNAFKPGSVVYRCEICNWRICSPSCHGLAPAGTHRQLECIPLRDKAVHKHLQTSPTAQVKLMYEAILTLRCMLLKTVDRPQYDRLLGMDPLNDVRQQIPKLWNRNQKEIVERIRNQWGFAEYSELELHTICGIIEVNAFEVGQEPTKARALFPEAYLLMHDCTPNTGHTDAPQTHHLTVRVLRDVKAGEPLTLTYAHILQGTLKRRQHLREEKFFSCNCRRCTDPSELGTNCSALRCKKCPRGHILPTDPLNPETEWHCRQCSTVMSCEAVILLLEQLSQQLETIGGNDVDGLETFLRVQGAVLHDNHYLLLSVKHSLCELYGKIEGFLIPQLSREQLKRKETLCRDLLEVVDQLEPGLSRLRGTIMYEMHVPLLIEAGQLFQGGVIQRAELRRRLKEVQRLLKESERILALEPEGTPEHGIAEAARDALKNMGDV; via the exons ATGCCGTCTCATCACAAGAAAAAG aaacaaaagaaatatgATCCACCAAAGTTGAACCATTCGAAGGAAATTATCAACCCCTGCTCAGAATACGATCGCCAACCAGTAGCGGAAGTCCAATTGGAATCCAGTAAACCTTACTTAGTGAAACGCTCTGAACAAGTTGGGAG GTATATTGTGGCTGCGAGAGATCTAAAAGCTGGTGACGTCATCATCGAAACACCTCCCTTCGTTGTGGGCCCATGTGCAGAAACGGAACCCGTCTGTCTGGGTTGCCACAATGCCTTCAAGCCGGGAAGTGTTGTGTACAG ATGTGAGATCTGTAACTGGCGAATATGCTCTCCGAGCTGTCATGGACTTGCCCCGGCAGGAACTCACCGGCAGCTGGAATGCATTCCCCTACGCGACAAAGCAGTCCACAAGCATCTTCAAACATCCCCTACCGCCCAGGTGAAGCTGATGTACGAAGCCATCCTAACCCTTCGCTGTATGCTACTGAAAACCGTCGATCGGCCACAGTACGATCGTCTGCTTGGTATGGATCCGCTGAACGACGTACGGCAACAGATACCGAAGCTTTGGAATCGCAATCAAAAGGAGATCGTTGAGCGAATTCGTAACCAGTGGGGCTTTGCGGAGTACAGCGAGCTGGAACTGCACACCATCTGCGGCATCATCGAGGTTAATGCGTTCGAGGTGGGCCAGGAACCGACCAAAGCCCGTGCACTCTTCCCCGAGGCGTACCTACTGATGCACGACTGTACACCGAACACTGGCCACACGGATGCACCTCAAACGCACCACCTTACCGTGCGGGTGCTGCGGGACGTTAAGGCGGGTGAGCCACTCACCCTAACCTACGCCCACATCCTGCAGGGTACGCTCAAGCGCAGACAGCACCTGAGGGAGGAAAAGTTCTTCTCGTGCAACTGTCGCCGCTGCACGGATCCGTCCGAGCTGGGCACGAACTGTAGCGCCCTGCGGTGCAAGAAATGCCCAAGGGGACACATACTGCCGACGGATCCGCTCAACCCGGAAACGGAATGGCACTGCCGGCAGTGTTCCACCGTAATGTCCTGTGAGGCAGTTATACTGCTGCTCGAACAGCTCTCCCAACAGCTCGAAACGATCGGAGGGAACGATGTGGATGGGCTGGAGACATTCCTTCGGGTGCAGGGTGCGGTCCTGCACGACAATCACTACCTACTGCTCTCGGTGAAACATTCGCTGTGCGAGCTGTACGGGAAGATTGAGGGCTTTTTGATACCGCAGCTGAGTCGGGAGCAGCTGAAAAGGAAGGAGACGCTTTGCCGCGATCTGCTCGAGGTAGTGGATCAGCTAGAGCCGGGGCTGAGCAGACTGAGAGGTACGATCATGTACGAGATGCACGTGCCACTGCTGATAGAGGCCGGGCAGCTGTTCCAGGGTGGTGTGATACAACGGGCCGAGCTGCGCCGTCGGTTGAAGGAAGTGCAGAGGCTTTTGAAGGAGAGTGAACGAATTTTGGCGCTGGAACCAGAGGGAACGCCGGAGCATGGCATAGCGGAGGCGGCCCGGGATGCTCTCAAGAATATGGGAGATGTGTGA
- the LOC1268647 gene encoding 28 kDa heat- and acid-stable phosphoprotein isoform X1, with protein sequence MPRGKYVNHKGRNRNFTNPEELEAQRKKDEEEKKWRKTREQDSDEDEDEDGDGEENDSDESESEEEENAKGAAGVIQIQNPNRVAKKSHRKVEEVAEDDEPQLTRREKEELEKQRAAAAYQKRHAEGKTAQAKADLARLAIIKQHRAEAAARREAEKKGKCSLGLALVGRCVSRWRNVIINFYPFLFYRHHNTLRDLHHQRRKPK encoded by the exons ATGCCTCGAG gaAAGTACGTTAATCACAAGGGGCGCAATCGCAACTTCACCAACCCGGAGGAGCTAGAAGCGCAGCGCAagaaggacgaggaggagaagAAATGGCGCAAGACGCGGGAACAGGACTCGGACGAGGATGAGGACGAGGACGGTGATGGGGAGGAAAACGACTCTGACGAGTCGGAatcggaggaggaggaaaatgcCAAGGGTGCGGCGGGTGTGATACAGATACAGAACCCGAACCGGGTGGCGAAAAAGTCCCACCGGAAGGTGGAGGAGGTGGCCGAGGACGATGAACCGCAGCTGACCCGCCGGGAGAAGGAGGAGCTGGAGAAGCAGCGGGCAGCGGCCGCCTACCAGAAGCGGCACGCCGAGGGCAAAACGGCCCAGGCGAAGGCGGATCTCGCCCGGTTGGCCATCATCAAGCAGCACCGTGCGGAGGCGGCCGCAAGGCGCGAGGCGGAGAAGAAAGGTAAGTGCTCTCTCGGTCTCGCTCTCGTCGGTCGCTGTGTCTCACGGTGGCGAAATGTTATAATTAACTTTTATCCTTTCCTTTTCTACCGCCATCACAACACCCTCCGCGATCTCCACCATCAGAGAAGGAAGCCAAAATGA
- the LOC1268649 gene encoding uncharacterized protein LOC1268649, with protein sequence MGTPEHQSNRSPSTMESRIFITHYVNPHQFWYKPFHPGSRKKQQKQLQDAIDEYCEQHYLNQSIGHYEPVFGEVVAFYDPSLARWTRCSVDGVRVDGKGTQRYRLWSIDEGCPKTVGIEQLRPLPDHFHDRSTSGVKRGAIKNIFPAQCVFDPREEQLRIMECGGWAETANIMLRSFIDSNQQLCFISVTPYTVGKESIHFGDLLFVTKSKTYNAANLLVENAMGLTVEPKNFIIQMLEMDATFSTRPSSIVSGSLSQGNSSGDTYTIPVDQQRNEGISLLNGVNEREFDESVSMVGTGAQNNQPVVVADPLPVRQLPPPSVPVASTAASDRTPVPREASKSSESSGSKKSIGLAQKLKLLKAQKLKTASPNTSKERESSSTGTGSQASGHHSNRDPFEQIRKDAYALTIDVGLSEKAEYELLKAAKATETSTAKVVEAPPMEHKPKVVENAAVVPTKAVEPKAKTPTKPMQVQVTPTKASPQPQKTTPSPAAINSTASTEMTPPSGAGGGSSLKQRLMQRIANAKAQQQSKQKQEPEQPQSPELSFAPAGITNDQLIQRYLEQPTVQSNAEMKKFEKVIQGEKCIFSRRSHYRVLVHGAKTPKPIDRIAAANFSPRVHQELDQLGIKSLQRLQAYSWPHILRENSFICVNGASTGKTFAYLPAVCSVVQRQIEESLVEAASGPVAIIATYTSREVQRIAFFCRKLLHSEAHADLAVVECYGIRDVTKACNLLYNGCAILVTTAPAYRRLYELAPEAFARKRIQTVVIDNLEEILPHFGPELQLLCKNCDKEGLQMIVTAGYWMPMLAKFLQRYRNMVICIGAFLEAAVYAKARFVIQTFVGEERKQTELIRHLKQHDYRSERTIVFGNDSDDLVPIVNALRQNSINHIVGSERMVLQQHAGFSNWDELQPGDMVVLVCSDTVLGDLKISKAQHIIHYSLAATWSSFTRRYACSFGYYDCPYLPAKGKEGGKGLASSLVLLNEKNNQQLPRLVDFLELHQEQIPEELAVNAQKIRSILESSRVASGRAVSMLCTYILGFAVCRAARNCVFRHTLTLDDLAPDGVPRSGKVRMKICHVFSPAHFAARLEHHCPAGESEWTVLNDTKRYMLQDMALQVYFNNESRHQMHGDPHRNDLCVVFEDQKYWRCQIVNYDETKTDNVEVQLLAIDTGRIMHMKAYALLHLPEQFRALPAQAINVRLAAIVPHDYEQDWDKIATNTVRRWIENYATRPNCSIQGNVLLALKDTVWVDELYLVEELDGMKTTVTVERIRASLIAKQYGVGDKESFERIRKLVRDCEKHGMQLLRREVEELERDGKAGAAAAMDDVLEMVEGVGEDELMRGGIGTGEISFDSNETLKQLVHVDVPIKDDQGMRVSDDEHEKQNDSSESDDRGKQISDQEQGKEAEQMNTMESSATSDEIDNGKRQQTTIAHATPPAVPDDDDEGEVLQKLPEIVTTPAAEESFAEDTDIVQSKLMPIEADSTMSSSSSFELVSPAQEATAQYQFDSLLVGKNYSVMIGHYLTPDNFYVSQSNRIREVDALIKDFTKEPLTPLNHPRVGQHCLALFENFYHRGRIVGVLPESREVDVFLVDFGGTVRCREIFKASDNLLSSVPFLAIKGSFAHIHPPGGATEWTGEVADAIYDRWLEQHNQGTMYAIVTKVLPWVEQDGEQRIEGCHRYEMVLCDANSQDMFSIVSDIAYDGLAMWVGNEDGVSSTVPDTDEDDNFTQVNFTHEELMELMQKASSAPRNGGATHGPARAIKEAVPDSRCNAAEQLPVEKKVAGRSLETSDDEKSAIRAARRQRRTLKELRLDCDYRFPSTVWDQDEYFVVLHVHAPDVKRYNLTLTHTSLLLQFVREDEGERFVLGLTLRNPIVPRDSVHGVRGLTIVLRLRKLVPGLRWLTLDTLGSKRLRWVQFGRGGGAGDSSSDEMVKENRWKDLLRAHLDSSSVDSVGSGNEQTLQDDSDAEDEDGVFLGLN encoded by the exons ATGGGCACGCCAGAGCACCAGAGCAACCGGAGCCCGTCAACGATGGAGTCTCGCATCTTCATCACGCACTACGTCAATCCGCACCAGTTTTGGTACAAACCGTTCCATCCGGGCAGCAGGAAGAAGCAACAGAAGCAGCTGCAGGATGCAATCGACGAGTACTGTGAGCAGCACTACCTGAACCAGTCCATTGGCCATTACGAGCCGGTGTTTGGAGAG GTAGTGGCCTTCTACGATCCATCGCTTGCCCGCTGGACCCGCTGCAGTGTGGACGGGGTGAGGGTCGATGGCAAGGGCACCCAGCGGTACCGGCTGTGGTCGATCGACGAGGGCTGCCCGAAGACGGTCGGCATCGAGCAGCTGCGACCACTGCCGGACCACTTCCACGACCGGTCGACGTCGGGCGTGAAGCGGGGAGCGATCAAGAACATCTTCCCGGCGCAATGT GTGTTCGATCCGCGCGAGGAACAGCTCCGGATAATGGAATGTGGCGGGTGGGCCGAAACGGCCAACATAATGCTGCGCTCCTTTATCGACAGCAACCAGCAGCTCTGCTTCATCAGCGTAACGCCCTACACGGTCGGGAAGGAGTCGATCCACTTCGGCGATCTGCTGTTCGTCACGAAAAGCAAGACGTACAATGCGGCGAACCTGCTGGTCGAGAACGCGATGGGATTGACGGTGGAGCCGAAGAATTTTATTATTC AAATGCTAGAAATGGATGCAACGTTCTCCACCCGACCGTCCTCCATAGTGAGTGGCAGTCTGTCGCAGGGCAACTCGTCGGGCGATACGTATACGATACCGGTGGACCAGCAGCGCAACGAAGGCATCTCGCTGCTGAACGGCGTGAATGAGCGCGAGTTTGACGAATCGGTCAGTATGGTTGGGACGGGCGCGCAGAACAACCAACCCGTCGTCGTTGCTGACCCGCTTCCGGTACGGCAGCTGCCACCACCGTCGGTCCCGGTAGCTTCCACGGCTGCTTCCGATCGTACACCGGTGCCGCGCGAAGCAAGCAAATCGTCCGAATCGAGCGGTTCGAAGAAATCGATCGGATTGGCCCAAaagctgaagctgctgaaggcACAGAAGTTGAAAACCGCTTCTCCAAACACTAGCAAAGAGCGAGAATCTTCGAGCACGGGAACGGGCTCGCAAGCTTCCGGCCACCATTCCAACAGAGATCCGTTCGAGCAGATCCGTAAAGACGCGTACGCACTGACGATCGATGTCGGGCTGTCGGAGAAGGCCGAATATGAGCTTTTGAAGGCTGCAAAGGCAACGGAAACAAGCACGGCTAAGGTGGTTGAAGCACCACCAATGGAGCATAAACCGAAAGTGGTGGAAAATGCAGCAGTTGTGCCAACGAAGGCAGTGGAACCAAAAGCCAAGACACCAACCAAACCGATGCAAGTGCAAGTTACACCGACGAAGGCTTCACCACAACCGCAGAAAACCACTCCCAGCCCAGCGGCCATCAATTCAACCGCATCAACGGAAATGACACCACCaagtggtgctggtggtggtagcagtTTGAAGCAAAGGCTGATGCAAAGGATCGCCAACGCGAAAGCGCAGcagcaaagcaagcaaaagcaGGAACCGGAACAGCCGCAGAGTCCAGAGCTTAGTTTTGCACCGGCCGGCATTACCAATGACCAGCTCATACAGCGGTACCTGGAGCAGCCGACGGTTCAGAGTAATGCCGAGATGAAGAAGTTTGAAAAGGTTATACAGGGAGAGAAATG CATATTTTCCCGCCGAAGCCACTACCGCGTCCTGGTGCACGGTGCGAAAACgccgaaaccgatcgatcgCATTGCGGCGGCCAACTTTAGCCCGCGCGTGCACCAGGAGCTCGACCAGCTCGGCATCAAATCGCTGCAGCGCCTGCAGGCTTACTCGTGGCCCCACATACTGCGCGAAAACTCGTTCATCTGCGTGAACGGTGCGTCGACGGGGAAAACGTTCGCCTACCTGCCAGCCGTATGTTCCGTGGTGCAG AGACAAATCGAAGAATCGCTGGTGGAGGCTGCCTCCGGTCCGGTAGCCATCATCGCCACCTACACGTCGCGCGAAGTGCAGCGGATTGCGTTCTTCTGTCGCAAGCTGCTCCATTCCGAGGCGCACGCCGACCTGGCCGTGGTAGAGTGTTACGGCATACGGGATGTGACGAAAGCATGC AATCTGCTGTACAACGGTTGCGCGATCCTTGTCACGACAGCACCGGCCTACCGGCGGCTGTACGAGCTCGCACCGGAAGCGTTCGCCCGCAAGCGCATCCAAACGGTGGTGATTGACAATCTCGAGGAGATACTGCCCCATTTCGGGCCggagctgcagctgctgtgcAAGAACTGCGACAAGGAGGGGCTGCAGATGATCGTCACCGCCGGCTACTGGATGCCGATGTTGGCCAAGTTTCTGCAGCGCTATCGCAACATGGTGATCTGCATCGGTGCCTTCCTGGAGGCGGCCGTCTACGCGAAGGCCCGCTTCGTCATCCAAACGTTCGTGGGCGAGGAGCGCAAGCAGACGGAGCTGATACGGCACCTGAAGCAGCACGACTACCGCAGCGAGCGGACGATCGTGTTCGGCAACGATAGCGACGATCTGGTGCCGATCGTGAACGCGCTGCGCCAGAACTCGATCAACCACATCGTGGGCAGCGAGCGGatggtgctgcagcagcatgcCGGGTTTAGCAACTGGGACGAGCTGCAGCCGGGCGatatggtggtgctggtgtgcAGCGACACGGTGCTGGGTGATTTGAAAATTTCCAAAGCGCAGCATATTATCCACTATTCGCTGGCGGCAACGTGGTCGTCGTTTACTAGGCGGTATGCCTGCTCGTTCGGCTATTATGACTGCCCTTACCTGCCGGCCAAGGGGAAGGAAGGGGGGAAAGGGCTGGCCTCATCGTTGGTGTTGCTGAATgagaaaaacaatcaacagcTGCCGAGGCTGGTGGACTTTCTGGAGCTGCACCAGGAGCAGATCCCGGAGGAATTGGCCGTCAATGCGCAG AAAATTCGAAGCATTCTCGAGAGTTCCCGAGTCGCTAGCGGACGTGCCGTGTCCATGCTGTGCACGTACATACTCGGCTTTGCCGTTTGCCGTGCTGCCCGGAACTGCGTCTTCCGGCACACCCTCACGCTGGACGATCTGGCCCCCGACGGTGTGCCGCGCAGTGGCAAAGTGCGCATGAAAATCTGCCACGTGTTTTCGCCGGCTCACTTTGCCGCCCGGCTGGAGCACCATTGCCCTGCGGGCGAgtccgaatggaccgtgctgAACGATACCAAGCGCTACATGCTGCAGGATATGGCGCTGCAGGTATACTTTAACAACGAAAGCCGGCACCAGATGCATGGCGACCCGCACCGGAACGATCTGTGCGTGGTGTTTGAGGATCAGAAGTATTGGCGCTGTCAGATCGTCAACTACGACGAGACGAA AACTGATAACGTTGAGGTACAGCTGCTCGCCATCGACACCGGGCGGATAATGCACATGAAGGCGTACGCGCTACTCCATCTGCCGGAACAGTTTCGAGCGCTGCCGGCCCAAGCGATCAACGTGCGGTTGGCCGCCATCGTACCGCACGATTACGAGCAGGATTGGGACAAGATCGCGACGAATACGGTGCGCCGCTGGATCGAAAACTATGCCACGCGCCCGAACTGCAGCATTCAGGGCAATGTGCTGCTCGCGCTCAAGGATACGGTGTGGGTCGATGAGCTGTATCTGGTGGAGGAGCTGGATGGCATGAAAACGACGGTAACGGTGGAACGGATCCGGGCGTCCCTGATCGCCAAGCAGTACGGGGTGGGCGATAAGGAATCGTTCGAGCGGATCCGGAAGCTGGTGCGGGACTGCGAAAAGCACGGCATGCAATTGTTGCGCCGCGAGGTGGAGGAGCTGGAGCGAGATGGCAAAgcgggagctgctgctgcgatggACGATGTGTTGGAAATGGTGGAAGGCGTTGGAGAAGACGAATTGATGCGTGGTGGCATCGGGACGGGAGAAATTAGCTTCGATTCGAACGAAACGCTCAAGCAGCTGGTGCATGTGGACGTGCCCATCAAGGACGATCAGGGCATGAGGGTGTCGGATGATGAGCATGAGAAACAAAACGACAGCAGCGAGTCGGATGATCGCGGTAAGCAGATATCAGACCAAGAGCAGGGAAAGGAAGCGGAACAAATGAATACAATGGAGTCGTCGGCGACTTCAGATGAAATTGACAATGGCAAGCGGCAGCAGACGACGATTGCTCATGCAACACCACCAGCAGtgcctgatgatgatgatgagggtgAAGTGTTGCAAAAGTTACCAGAAATTGTAACGACACCGGCTGCAGAGGAATCCTTCGCGGAAGACACTGACATTGTGCAAAGTAAGCTGATGCCAATCGAAGCGGACAGTACCATGTCCTCGTCCAGCTCGTTCGAGCTCGTTTCGCCCGCACAGGAGGCAACGGCCCAGTACCAGTTCGATTCGCTGTTGGTCGGCAAGAACTACAGCGTAATGATTGGCCACTATCTAACACCGGACAATTTTTATGTCTCTCAATCCAATAG AATTCGTGAGGTGGACGCTTTGATCAAAGATTTTACCAAGGAACCTTTAACTCCGCTAAATCATCCACGCGTCGGTCAGCACTGTTTGGCGCTGTTCGAGAACTTTTACCACCGTGGCCGTATTGTGGGCGTGCTGCCAGAGAGCAGAGAAGTGGATGTATTCCTGGTTGACTTTGGTGGCACCGTGCGATGCCGGGAAATCTTCAAAGCCTCGGATAACCTGCTGAGCAGTGTTCCGTTTCTG GCAATTAAAGGTTCGTTTGCGCACATCCATCCACCGGGCGGTGCAACGGAATGGACCGGCGAAGTAGCCGACGCCATCTACGACCGTTGGTTGGAGCAGCACAACCAGGGCACGATGTACGCCATCGTCACCAAGGTGCTGCCGTGGGTAGAACAGGACGGGGAGCAGCGAATCGAGGGCTGCCACCGGTACGAGATGGTACTGTGCGACGCGAACTCGCAAGACATGTTTTCCATCGTGTCGGACATCGCGTACGACGGGCTAGCGATGTGGGTGGGCAACGAGGACGGCGTCAGCAGCACCGTTCCCGACACGGACGAGGATGACAACTTCACGCAGGTTAACTTTACGCACGAGGAGCTGATGGAGCTGATGCAGAAGGCATCGTCCGCACCGCGGAACGGTGGGGCGACGCACGGCCCAGCACGTGCCATTAAGGAGGCGGTGCCCGATTCCCGCTGCAACGCGGCGGAGCAGCTGCCGGTGGAGAAGAAAGTGGCGGGCAGATCACTGGAAACGTCCGACGATGAGAAAAGTGCCATACGGGCTGCACGCAGGCAGCGGCGCACGTTGAAAGAGCTCCGGCTCGACTGTGACTACCGCTTTCCGTCCACCGTGTGGGACCAGGACGAATACTTCGTGGTGCTGCACGTGCACGCACCGGACGTGAAGCGGTACAATCTTACGCTCACGCACACcagcctgctgctgcagtttgtGCGCGAAGATGAAGGTGAACGGTTCGTGCTGGGGCTAACGCTACGCAACCCGATCGTACCGCGTGACTCCGTGCACGGAGTGCGGGGGCTTACGATAGTGTTGCGGTTGCGCAAGCTAGTGCCGGGGCTGCGATGGCTCACGCTGGACACGCTCGGCAGCAAGCGGCTGCGCTGGGTTCAGTTTGGCCGTGGAGGTGGTGCCGGTGACTCCAGCTCGGATGAAATGGTGAAGGAAAATCGGTGGAAGGATCTGCTGCGGGCCCACCTGGACAGCAGCTCGGTCGATAGTGTAGGGTCGGGGAACGAGCAGACGCTGCAGGACGATTCCGATGCGGAGGACGAGGACGGTGTGTTTCTCGGGTTGAATTAG
- the LOC1268646 gene encoding UPF0488 protein CG14286 codes for MAPPKVKLHKNTGKLKYSPRPGSFPSPAPQPSAPATGNAPAAAEPSEADRQFELELYWCIQQLESQLHLPNVRENNKKLEETSKLINTLKSGTQPIIRKRQIMRTTFGDYRSRMAAEEQTMAVSPDSIRFEEPKEKAKYHFVKKSAILSGDKNFKFNFPKSDSNGETETVPGAAQVAVEKEGPAKGEKKVAAVVAPASVIVPSDNSFRFNFAVGGE; via the exons ATGGCACCGCCAAAAGTGAAACTGCACAAAAACACGGGCAAACTCAAGTATAGTCCACGGCCCGGCTCATTCCCCTCGCCAGCTCCGCAACCATCCGCACCAGCAACCGGAAATGCACCCGCTGCAGCCGAACCATCCGAAGCCGATCGACAGTTTGAGCTCGAGCTGTATTGGTGCATCCAGCAGCTAGAATCACAGCTGCACCTTCCAAATGTCcgcgaaaacaacaaaaagt TGGAAGAAACGTCCAAGCTAATAAACACCCTTAAAAGCGGCACCCAACCGATCATCCGCAAGCGGCAGATCATGCGTACCACGTTCGGGGACTACCGGAGCCGGATGGCGGCCGAGGAGCAAACGATGGCCGTCAGCCCGGACAGTATTCGGTTCGAGGAGCCGAAGGAGAAGGCCAAATACCATTTTGTGAAAAAGTCGGCCATTTTAAGCGGCGACAAGAACTTTAAATTTAACTTCCCGAAAAGTGACAGCAACGGTGAGACGGAAACGGTACCGGGGGCAGCGCAGGTGGCCGTTGAGAAGGAGGGGCCGGCGAAAGGGGAGAAAAAGGTAGCGGCGGTAGTTGCTCCGGCGAGTGTAATTGTTCCTTCGGATAATTCATTTCGGTTTAACTTTGCTGTTGGTGGGGAATGA
- the LOC1268647 gene encoding 28 kDa heat- and acid-stable phosphoprotein isoform X2, whose translation MPRGKYVNHKGRNRNFTNPEELEAQRKKDEEEKKWRKTREQDSDEDEDEDGDGEENDSDESESEEEENAKGAAGVIQIQNPNRVAKKSHRKVEEVAEDDEPQLTRREKEELEKQRAAAAYQKRHAEGKTAQAKADLARLAIIKQHRAEAAARREAEKKEKEAKMKSGAS comes from the exons ATGCCTCGAG gaAAGTACGTTAATCACAAGGGGCGCAATCGCAACTTCACCAACCCGGAGGAGCTAGAAGCGCAGCGCAagaaggacgaggaggagaagAAATGGCGCAAGACGCGGGAACAGGACTCGGACGAGGATGAGGACGAGGACGGTGATGGGGAGGAAAACGACTCTGACGAGTCGGAatcggaggaggaggaaaatgcCAAGGGTGCGGCGGGTGTGATACAGATACAGAACCCGAACCGGGTGGCGAAAAAGTCCCACCGGAAGGTGGAGGAGGTGGCCGAGGACGATGAACCGCAGCTGACCCGCCGGGAGAAGGAGGAGCTGGAGAAGCAGCGGGCAGCGGCCGCCTACCAGAAGCGGCACGCCGAGGGCAAAACGGCCCAGGCGAAGGCGGATCTCGCCCGGTTGGCCATCATCAAGCAGCACCGTGCGGAGGCGGCCGCAAGGCGCGAGGCGGAGAAGAAAG AGAAGGAAGCCAAAATGAAGAGCGGCGCATCATAA